In Capillimicrobium parvum, a genomic segment contains:
- a CDS encoding DUF190 domain-containing protein: MSLDALKLTTYFGERDRAGDRFLADALVDVYARHAVQASAVFRGVEGFGVKHHLQTARLLTLSEDLPMVSVAVDARRRIEALLPEVQRVSGDGLVTLERARLVTGRPPAPGERDGAAKLTVFVGRHERVGGRPAPEAVVALLHRHGVAGATALLGVDGTAHGVRRRARFAGRNAGVPVMVLSVGDAERIAAVLPELLAVLARPLATLERVTVCKRDGRRLAGPPALAETDAAGLGLWQKLMVFAGEQARDGGAPLYSELVRRLREAGASGATSLRGFWGYHGDHEPHGDRFWALRRRVPVVTVLVDRPERMRRWWPIVDELTAGTGLVTSEVVPAVRASGPGIGRGGLRLALDG; this comes from the coding sequence ATGAGCCTCGACGCGCTGAAGCTCACGACGTACTTCGGCGAGCGCGACCGCGCCGGCGACCGGTTCCTCGCCGACGCGCTGGTCGACGTCTACGCGCGTCACGCGGTGCAGGCGAGCGCGGTGTTCCGCGGGGTCGAGGGCTTCGGCGTCAAGCACCACCTGCAGACCGCGCGGCTGCTGACGCTGTCGGAGGACCTGCCGATGGTGTCGGTCGCCGTCGACGCCCGGCGGCGCATCGAAGCCCTGCTGCCCGAGGTGCAGCGGGTGTCGGGCGACGGGCTCGTCACGCTCGAGCGCGCCCGGCTGGTGACCGGCCGCCCGCCGGCGCCGGGAGAGCGCGACGGAGCCGCGAAGCTCACCGTCTTCGTCGGCCGGCACGAGCGGGTGGGCGGGCGGCCGGCGCCCGAGGCGGTCGTCGCGCTGCTGCACCGGCACGGGGTCGCGGGGGCGACCGCGCTGCTCGGCGTCGACGGGACCGCGCACGGCGTCCGGCGCCGGGCGCGCTTCGCCGGCCGCAACGCCGGCGTGCCGGTCATGGTGCTCAGCGTGGGCGACGCGGAGCGGATCGCGGCGGTGCTGCCCGAGCTGCTCGCGGTCCTGGCGCGGCCGCTCGCGACGCTCGAGCGCGTGACCGTGTGCAAGCGCGACGGCCGTCGGCTGGCCGGGCCGCCGGCGCTGGCCGAGACCGACGCGGCCGGGCTGGGCCTGTGGCAGAAGCTGATGGTCTTCGCCGGCGAGCAGGCCCGCGACGGTGGTGCGCCGCTGTACAGCGAGCTCGTGCGCCGCCTGCGCGAGGCGGGCGCGAGCGGGGCGACGTCGCTGCGCGGGTTCTGGGGCTACCACGGCGACCACGAGCCGCACGGCGACCGCTTCTGGGCGCTGCGCCGCCGCGTGCCGGTCGTGACGGTGCTCGTCGACCGGCCCGAGCGGATGCGCCGCTGGTGGCCGATCGTCGACGAGCTGACCGCCGGGACCGGCCTCGTGACGAGCGAGGTCGTGCCGGCCGTGCGGGCCTCCGGCCCCGGGATCGGGCGCGGCGGCCTGCGGCTCGCCCTCGACGGCTAA
- a CDS encoding transglycosylase SLT domain-containing protein gives MRPARIAIALLVLAAVVVGATFVLRDGGSSSTAGPSVDATPAPIVPSAGVPDRDPLAWTNARSAGYARRAVEGLAHPLYARTREIGGIVAAARRTAAWRPDVEKAAAAHDVDPDTLEAIVLLESAGRPEARASDDLNGAVGLTQILAQTATGLLGMHVDLPQERRIAKRMTRAARKGDDAEVARLRSELRRVDERLDPVKSLDATARYLQTAEQKLGRTDLAVASYHMGMGNVQTALARYGQGTVPYAQLFFDSTPVRHDAAWQFLAGLGDDSSTYLWRVRAAREIMALSRDDPAELVRRDTLMNARNSAEVLMHPPDATQHFDEPGDIADARDAGDIVALPARWLARHGVRIDRRMGELARKIDADPRLYRGLRREALATLGYIGASVQEISGAKRPLRLTSTVRDGSYQEALVGVNREATHDYSLHTTGYTFDIARDYAGRDQAMALQFMLDRLTALNLIAWVREPGAIHVTVSTDTARLMKPLGVLPG, from the coding sequence GTGCGTCCTGCCCGTATCGCCATCGCCCTGCTCGTCCTCGCCGCCGTCGTCGTGGGCGCCACGTTCGTCCTGCGCGACGGCGGCAGCAGCAGCACCGCCGGCCCGAGCGTGGACGCGACCCCCGCCCCGATCGTCCCCAGCGCCGGCGTGCCCGACCGCGACCCGCTCGCCTGGACGAACGCCCGCTCCGCCGGCTACGCCCGCCGCGCCGTCGAAGGACTCGCCCATCCGCTGTACGCCCGCACCCGCGAGATCGGCGGGATCGTCGCGGCCGCCCGGCGCACCGCGGCGTGGCGCCCGGACGTCGAGAAGGCGGCCGCGGCCCATGACGTCGACCCCGACACGCTCGAGGCGATCGTCCTGCTCGAGAGCGCGGGGCGGCCGGAGGCGCGCGCCTCGGACGACCTCAACGGCGCGGTCGGCCTGACCCAGATCCTCGCGCAGACCGCCACCGGCCTGCTCGGCATGCACGTCGACCTGCCGCAGGAGCGGCGGATCGCCAAGCGCATGACCCGTGCCGCCCGCAAGGGCGACGACGCCGAGGTCGCGCGCCTGCGCTCCGAGCTGCGCCGCGTCGACGAGCGGCTGGACCCGGTCAAGTCGCTCGACGCGACCGCGCGCTACCTGCAGACCGCCGAGCAGAAGCTCGGACGCACCGACCTCGCGGTCGCGAGCTACCACATGGGCATGGGCAACGTGCAGACCGCCCTCGCCCGCTACGGGCAGGGCACCGTCCCCTACGCGCAGCTGTTCTTCGACAGCACGCCCGTCCGCCACGACGCGGCGTGGCAGTTCCTCGCGGGCCTCGGCGACGACTCCTCGACGTACCTGTGGCGCGTGCGCGCCGCCCGGGAGATCATGGCGCTCTCGCGCGACGACCCCGCCGAGCTCGTGCGCCGCGACACGCTGATGAACGCGCGCAACTCGGCCGAGGTGCTCATGCACCCGCCCGACGCCACCCAGCACTTCGACGAGCCCGGCGACATCGCCGACGCACGCGATGCGGGCGACATCGTGGCGCTGCCGGCGCGCTGGCTCGCCCGCCACGGCGTGCGCATCGACCGCCGGATGGGCGAGCTGGCGCGCAAGATCGACGCCGACCCGCGGCTCTACCGGGGCCTGCGCCGCGAGGCGCTGGCCACGCTCGGCTACATCGGCGCCAGCGTGCAGGAGATCTCCGGCGCCAAGCGGCCGCTGCGCCTGACGAGCACCGTGCGCGACGGCAGCTACCAGGAGGCGCTCGTCGGAGTCAACCGCGAGGCGACGCACGACTACTCGCTGCACACGACGGGCTACACGTTCGACATCGCGCGCGACTACGCCGGCCGCGACCAGGCGATGGCGCTGCAGTTCATGCTCGACCGCCTGACGGCGCTGAACCTGATCGCCTGGGTGCGCGAGCCCGGCGCCATCCACGTGACGGTGTCCACCGACACGGCGCGGCTCATGAAGCCGCTCGGCGTGCTGCCGGGCTGA
- a CDS encoding GMC family oxidoreductase, translated as MAVTVVLSEVQRAALAQVCDTFVPSVEVDEDPGGFYARTASDLGIPDAVERTLADTAPEDALEGVRALLDALAAQGFAEAPLEAREQILHGFMDSGPGALAGLSNLRALTHLLFYALPDAAGRNPNWEAIGYPGPVSAPPSPEQAPKRIALTRPGAGTLELTADAVIVGSGAGGGVIAGELSGAGLDVVVLEAGGYFNEADFNQLELVAYRNLFRGGGLTQTANGSIALMAGSNLGGGTTVNWTNMLRPHPWVREQWEREHGLEGLAGPEFDAHLDAIFARCSVNDRCSDRNGPNERLREACERAGASWQTIVRNTDPDAYDAQSAGFLGFGDQSGSKQGTLKTYLQDAADRGARIVTRCRAQRVLVEGGRAVGVEGGYAGDDGAQARVVVRAPIVVCAAGALETPALLLRSGIGGPAAGEYLRLHPATVLVGRYAEPQHGWWGPPQAALSAQWADLEDGYGFLVETSNAAPGLTGTALPWESGRQHKEEMAQGARTAALVLLLRDRGHGRVAIDAAGNAVHHYDLADELDVRHFRRGLAQIVRLHEAAGAEEIESFHRRPMRWRRGEDLEAYAQAVHDGPLAPYEHPIFALHQMGSARMGRDRATSVADPWGQLHDVSGAWIGDTSAFPTATGTNPMATAMALAHRTAGAIAAAE; from the coding sequence ATGGCGGTGACCGTCGTCCTGTCGGAGGTGCAGCGCGCCGCGCTCGCGCAGGTGTGCGACACGTTCGTGCCGTCGGTCGAGGTCGACGAGGACCCCGGCGGCTTCTACGCCCGGACCGCATCGGATCTCGGCATCCCCGACGCGGTCGAGCGCACGCTGGCCGACACGGCGCCCGAGGACGCGCTGGAGGGCGTGCGGGCGCTGCTCGACGCGCTCGCGGCCCAGGGGTTCGCCGAGGCGCCGCTCGAGGCACGCGAGCAGATCCTCCACGGCTTCATGGACAGCGGGCCCGGCGCGCTGGCCGGCCTGTCGAACCTGCGCGCGCTCACGCACCTGCTGTTCTACGCGCTGCCCGACGCCGCCGGGCGCAATCCGAACTGGGAGGCGATCGGCTACCCCGGCCCCGTGTCGGCCCCGCCGTCCCCGGAGCAGGCGCCGAAGCGGATCGCGCTGACCCGGCCGGGCGCCGGCACGCTCGAGCTGACCGCCGACGCCGTGATCGTCGGCTCGGGCGCGGGCGGCGGGGTGATCGCGGGCGAGCTCAGCGGCGCCGGGCTCGACGTCGTCGTGCTCGAGGCGGGCGGCTACTTCAACGAGGCGGACTTCAACCAGCTCGAGCTCGTCGCGTACCGGAACCTGTTCCGCGGCGGGGGCCTCACCCAGACCGCGAACGGCTCGATCGCGCTCATGGCGGGATCGAACCTCGGCGGCGGCACGACGGTGAACTGGACGAACATGCTGCGCCCGCATCCGTGGGTGCGCGAGCAGTGGGAGCGCGAGCACGGCCTCGAGGGGCTGGCGGGGCCGGAGTTCGACGCCCACCTCGACGCGATCTTCGCGCGCTGCTCGGTCAACGACCGCTGCTCGGACCGCAACGGGCCCAACGAGCGCCTGCGCGAGGCGTGCGAGCGCGCCGGCGCCTCGTGGCAGACGATCGTGCGCAACACCGATCCGGACGCCTACGACGCGCAGAGCGCCGGCTTCCTCGGCTTCGGCGACCAGTCCGGCTCCAAGCAGGGCACGCTGAAGACCTACCTGCAGGACGCCGCCGACCGGGGCGCTCGCATCGTCACGCGCTGCCGGGCGCAGCGCGTCCTCGTCGAGGGCGGCCGCGCGGTGGGCGTCGAGGGCGGCTACGCCGGTGACGACGGGGCCCAGGCCCGGGTCGTCGTGCGTGCGCCGATCGTGGTGTGCGCCGCGGGCGCGCTCGAGACGCCGGCGCTGCTGCTGCGGTCGGGCATCGGCGGCCCCGCGGCCGGGGAGTACCTGCGCCTGCACCCGGCGACCGTGCTCGTCGGCCGCTACGCCGAGCCGCAGCACGGCTGGTGGGGCCCGCCGCAGGCCGCGCTGTCGGCCCAGTGGGCGGACCTCGAGGACGGCTACGGGTTCCTCGTGGAGACCTCGAACGCCGCACCGGGGCTCACCGGCACCGCCCTGCCGTGGGAGAGCGGGCGCCAGCACAAGGAGGAGATGGCGCAGGGGGCGCGCACCGCGGCGCTCGTCCTGCTGCTGCGCGACCGCGGCCACGGGCGGGTCGCGATCGACGCGGCCGGCAACGCCGTCCACCACTACGACCTCGCCGACGAGCTCGACGTGCGCCACTTCCGCCGCGGCCTGGCCCAGATCGTGCGCCTGCACGAGGCGGCCGGGGCCGAGGAGATCGAGTCCTTCCACCGCCGGCCGATGCGCTGGCGGCGCGGCGAGGACCTCGAGGCGTACGCGCAGGCCGTCCACGACGGTCCGCTCGCGCCCTACGAGCACCCGATCTTCGCGCTGCACCAGATGGGGTCGGCGCGCATGGGCCGCGACCGGGCGACGTCCGTCGCCGACCCGTGGGGCCAGCTGCACGACGTCAGCGGCGCGTGGATCGGCGACACGAGCGCCTTCCCGACCGCGACGGGCACGAACCCGATGGCGACGGCCATGGCGCTCGCGCACCGCACGGCCGGCGCGATCGCCGCGGCCGAGTGA
- the tkt gene encoding transketolase → MSTAEDSTTAVDLDRLSIDTIRVLSMDGVQKANSGHPGLPMGMAPVGYLLFTKYLHHDPQDPSWPDRDRFVLSAGHGSMLLYSLLHLSGYALSMDDLKSFRQWGSITPGHPERDKVHVTPGVEMTTGPLGQGFANGVGMAMAERFLRDKFGSEVQDHHTFAIVSDGDLQEGIASEAASLAGHLKLGRLVYVYDDNHIQLDGPTRESYSEDVPKRFEAYGWHTLRVDDANDLDELTTAIDAGIAEEERPTLISVRSIIGWPSPNKQGTSKAHGSPLGEDEVRLTKEVMGWDPDQHFQVPDGVYDHFSQVERGGEAHRAWKTRFDSWRGSHAKLAEQWDAAWSSPAKPLRGLAEALPAWNAGDDAIATRSAGQKVMAAFEPFTPTMMGGAADLSESTKTEFPKSHIFDASAPGRNVKFGVREHGMGGAVNGMAGHGGILRPYGSTFGQFSDYMRGAVRLSALMGLEVAWVYTHDSVGLGEDGPTHQPVEHYAALRAIPGLFLYRPADANETAHSWRYVLENQEGPAAFMLSRQNLPILEGTSWEGVSKGGYVLAEADGDAQLVLVGTGSEVWLCVDARERLQAEGVPTRVVSLPCWELFAEQDAGYRESVLPSGVAKLSVEAGVAMGWAKWVDASVSLERFGASAPGETVLEKLGFSVGNVVARAQDLLAGRGVPGRTPADTEPPGTPQG, encoded by the coding sequence ATGAGCACGGCCGAAGACTCCACCACTGCGGTCGATCTCGACCGCCTCTCGATCGACACGATCCGTGTCCTGTCCATGGACGGGGTGCAGAAGGCCAACAGCGGCCATCCCGGGCTGCCGATGGGCATGGCCCCCGTGGGATACCTGCTGTTCACGAAGTACCTGCACCACGACCCGCAGGACCCGTCGTGGCCGGATCGCGACCGCTTCGTGCTCAGCGCTGGGCACGGGTCGATGCTGCTCTACAGCCTCCTGCACCTCTCGGGCTACGCGCTGTCGATGGACGACCTCAAGTCCTTCCGCCAGTGGGGCTCCATCACGCCGGGTCACCCCGAGCGCGACAAGGTGCACGTCACGCCGGGCGTCGAGATGACGACCGGCCCGCTCGGGCAGGGCTTCGCCAACGGGGTCGGCATGGCGATGGCCGAGCGCTTCCTGCGCGACAAGTTCGGCAGCGAGGTCCAGGACCACCACACCTTTGCGATCGTCTCCGACGGCGACCTGCAGGAGGGCATCGCGTCCGAGGCGGCGTCGCTGGCCGGCCATCTCAAGCTCGGCCGCCTCGTCTACGTCTATGACGACAACCACATCCAGCTCGACGGGCCGACGCGGGAGTCCTACAGCGAGGACGTGCCGAAGCGCTTCGAGGCCTACGGCTGGCACACGCTGCGCGTCGACGACGCCAACGACCTCGACGAGCTGACGACCGCGATCGACGCGGGCATCGCCGAGGAGGAGCGCCCGACGCTCATCTCGGTGCGCTCCATCATCGGCTGGCCGTCCCCGAACAAGCAGGGCACGAGCAAGGCGCACGGCTCGCCGCTGGGCGAGGACGAGGTCCGCCTGACCAAGGAGGTCATGGGCTGGGATCCGGACCAGCACTTCCAGGTGCCCGACGGCGTCTACGACCACTTCTCGCAGGTCGAGCGCGGCGGCGAGGCGCACCGTGCCTGGAAGACGCGCTTCGACTCCTGGCGCGGGTCGCACGCCAAGCTGGCCGAGCAGTGGGACGCGGCCTGGAGCTCGCCGGCGAAGCCGCTGCGCGGCCTCGCCGAGGCGCTGCCGGCGTGGAACGCCGGCGACGATGCGATCGCGACCCGCAGCGCCGGCCAGAAGGTGATGGCGGCCTTCGAGCCGTTCACGCCGACGATGATGGGCGGCGCGGCCGACCTCTCGGAGTCGACGAAGACCGAGTTCCCGAAGTCGCACATCTTCGACGCCTCGGCGCCGGGCCGCAACGTGAAGTTCGGCGTGCGCGAGCACGGCATGGGCGGGGCGGTCAACGGCATGGCCGGGCACGGCGGCATCCTGCGCCCGTACGGCTCGACGTTCGGCCAGTTCTCCGACTACATGCGCGGCGCGGTCCGGCTGTCGGCGCTCATGGGGCTCGAGGTCGCGTGGGTGTACACGCACGACTCGGTCGGCCTGGGCGAGGACGGACCGACCCATCAGCCGGTCGAGCACTACGCGGCGCTGCGCGCGATCCCGGGGCTCTTCCTCTATCGCCCGGCCGACGCCAACGAGACGGCGCACAGCTGGCGCTACGTCCTGGAGAACCAGGAGGGCCCGGCGGCGTTCATGCTCTCGCGCCAGAACCTGCCGATCCTCGAGGGGACGAGCTGGGAGGGCGTGTCGAAGGGCGGCTACGTGCTGGCCGAGGCCGACGGCGACGCCCAGCTCGTCCTCGTGGGCACGGGCTCCGAGGTCTGGCTGTGCGTCGATGCCCGCGAGCGCCTGCAGGCCGAGGGCGTCCCCACCCGGGTCGTCTCGCTGCCGTGCTGGGAGCTGTTCGCCGAGCAGGACGCCGGCTACCGCGAGTCGGTGCTGCCGAGCGGCGTGGCGAAGCTGTCGGTCGAGGCGGGCGTGGCGATGGGGTGGGCGAAGTGGGTGGACGCCTCGGTGTCGCTCGAGCGCTTCGGCGCCTCCGCGCCCGGCGAGACCGTCCTCGAGAAGCTCGGCTTCTCGGTCGGCAACGTCGTCGCCCGTGCGCAGGACCTGCTCGCGGGCCGCGGGGTCCCCGGCCGGACGCCGGCCGACACGGAGCCGCCCGGCACGCCGCAGGGCTGA
- a CDS encoding SDR family oxidoreductase yields MAKQPKVLAGQVAAITGGARGIGRAMAYAFVRQGMRVAIGDLDVEAARRTAEEIGSGTVAFELNVTDRGSIERFADDVERELGPIDVFVNNAGIMQLSRFLDEDDATAHRMVDINLHGVLYGMKVVLPRMVARNRGHVVNVASQAGKFGFAGGATYSATKFAVVGASESVRQELRLMGADGVALSVVMPAIVNTELGGGLNKPVGQKDIQPEDVADATVEALQTGRFDVWVPRDNQRIYAASGLLPRRVRETLSRAMKADRPLWGVDEGRRRAYELRAAQSEPGLEPGQEPVALTAGERAAED; encoded by the coding sequence ATGGCGAAGCAACCGAAGGTCCTGGCCGGTCAGGTCGCCGCGATCACCGGCGGTGCACGCGGCATCGGCCGCGCGATGGCGTACGCCTTCGTGCGCCAGGGCATGCGGGTGGCCATCGGCGACCTCGACGTCGAGGCCGCGCGCCGCACCGCGGAGGAGATCGGCTCCGGGACCGTCGCCTTCGAGCTCAACGTGACCGACCGCGGCTCGATCGAGCGCTTCGCCGACGACGTCGAGCGCGAGCTCGGCCCGATCGACGTGTTCGTCAACAACGCCGGGATCATGCAGCTCTCCCGCTTCCTCGACGAGGACGACGCGACCGCCCACCGGATGGTCGACATCAACCTCCACGGCGTCCTGTACGGGATGAAGGTCGTGCTGCCGCGCATGGTGGCCCGCAACCGCGGCCACGTCGTCAACGTCGCCTCGCAGGCCGGCAAGTTCGGCTTCGCGGGGGGCGCCACGTACTCCGCGACGAAGTTCGCCGTCGTCGGCGCGAGCGAATCGGTGCGCCAGGAGCTGCGGCTCATGGGCGCGGACGGCGTGGCGCTGAGCGTCGTCATGCCGGCCATCGTCAACACGGAGCTCGGCGGCGGGCTCAACAAGCCGGTCGGCCAGAAGGACATCCAGCCCGAGGACGTCGCGGACGCCACGGTCGAGGCGCTGCAGACCGGCCGCTTCGACGTGTGGGTGCCGCGCGACAACCAGCGCATCTACGCGGCCAGCGGCCTGCTGCCCCGCCGCGTGCGCGAGACTCTGAGCCGCGCGATGAAGGCCGATCGCCCGCTGTGGGGCGTCGACGAGGGCCGTCGCCGGGCCTATGAGCTGCGCGCCGCGCAGTCCGAGCCCGGCCTCGAGCCCGGGCAGGAGCCGGTCGCGCTGACGGCCGGCGAGCGCGCCGCCGAGGATTAG
- the crcB gene encoding fluoride efflux transporter CrcB, translated as MPKRTLDGRELAAIFAGGCAGALARAGLAEAVAAHPGQWPWATFAVNVAGAFLLGWFITRLTERLPLSSYRRPLLGTGFCGALTTFSTVQVELLRMIDAGDGGLALGYAAASLAAGFAAVLLATNLSRRTRLLHA; from the coding sequence GTGCCGAAGCGGACACTGGACGGCCGTGAGCTCGCCGCGATCTTCGCCGGGGGCTGCGCCGGCGCGCTCGCGCGCGCCGGGCTCGCCGAGGCGGTCGCCGCACATCCCGGGCAGTGGCCGTGGGCGACGTTCGCGGTCAACGTCGCCGGCGCCTTCCTGCTCGGGTGGTTCATCACCCGGCTGACCGAGCGACTGCCGCTGTCGAGCTACCGGCGCCCCCTCCTCGGCACCGGGTTCTGCGGCGCCCTGACGACGTTCTCGACGGTGCAGGTCGAGCTGTTGCGGATGATCGACGCGGGCGATGGGGGTCTCGCGCTCGGCTACGCGGCAGCCAGCCTGGCCGCCGGGTTCGCGGCGGTCCTGCTCGCGACGAACCTCTCGCGCCGGACGCGGCTGCTGCACGCATGA
- a CDS encoding NUDIX domain-containing protein: MPPVSAGLLLHRWRDGRREVLLGHMGGPFWSRKDEGAWSIPKGGCEPDEDALAAARREFTEEMGTAPPDGPAVELGEVRQRGGKRVMAWAVEGDLDTASVASNTFELEWPPRSGRMQAFPEVDRAEWFDLDTARRKLVRAQAALIDALEEQLGAG; the protein is encoded by the coding sequence GTGCCGCCCGTCAGCGCCGGCCTGCTCCTGCACCGCTGGCGCGACGGGCGTCGCGAGGTCCTGCTCGGGCACATGGGCGGGCCGTTCTGGTCGCGCAAGGACGAGGGCGCGTGGTCGATCCCGAAGGGCGGCTGCGAGCCGGACGAGGACGCCCTCGCCGCCGCCCGCCGCGAGTTCACCGAGGAGATGGGCACCGCGCCTCCGGACGGCCCGGCGGTCGAGCTCGGCGAGGTGCGCCAGCGCGGCGGCAAGCGCGTCATGGCCTGGGCGGTCGAGGGCGACCTGGACACGGCGAGCGTCGCCAGCAACACCTTCGAGCTCGAGTGGCCGCCGCGCTCGGGCCGGATGCAGGCGTTCCCGGAGGTCGACCGCGCGGAGTGGTTCGACCTGGACACCGCGCGGCGCAAGCTCGTCCGCGCCCAGGCCGCGCTGATCGACGCGCTCGAGGAGCAGCTCGGCGCGGGCTGA
- a CDS encoding amidohydrolase family protein, whose translation MRLLTITFLLLALLAAPAAASELGAAQYLKRHRGDHVQRHAFLYDMPKGGDVHNHLSGAVYAESMVRRGAAGGVCVDVITLFSKAGPCTAGQRPLTDAFGDNIFYNEILRAWSMKGFRDGGRSGHDHFFATFDRFSAANGGQTGDMLAEVSSRAAAQNEQYLETLITPRFGDVSALARRVEFDPADLAGSRRRLLDAGLRDIVPRAAADLTAALARQRALLQCATPAADAACDMPVRFHVGSAVRIAGAERIGHGVDIRGERNPAGLMRIMARRGIAVEVPLTSNCQVLEVCGRAHPIRLYVRSGVPVVLATDDEGVSRSDLTAQYELAVVEQGFGYRTLKRFARNALRYSFLAPADKAAALRAQRAAFRRFEARFPAKTG comes from the coding sequence GTGCGCCTCCTCACGATCACGTTCCTCCTGCTCGCGCTGCTCGCCGCGCCGGCCGCCGCCTCCGAGCTCGGCGCGGCCCAGTACCTGAAGCGCCACCGCGGCGACCACGTGCAGCGTCACGCCTTCCTCTACGACATGCCCAAGGGCGGCGACGTGCACAACCACCTGTCGGGCGCCGTGTACGCCGAGTCGATGGTCCGCCGGGGCGCGGCCGGCGGCGTCTGCGTGGATGTGATCACGCTGTTCTCGAAGGCCGGCCCGTGCACCGCGGGCCAGCGGCCGCTCACGGACGCGTTCGGCGACAACATCTTCTACAACGAGATCCTGCGCGCCTGGTCGATGAAGGGCTTCCGCGACGGCGGCCGGTCCGGCCACGACCACTTCTTCGCGACGTTCGACAGGTTCAGCGCGGCCAACGGCGGCCAGACGGGGGACATGCTCGCGGAGGTCTCCAGCCGCGCCGCGGCCCAGAACGAGCAGTACCTCGAGACCCTCATCACCCCGCGCTTCGGCGACGTGTCGGCGCTGGCGCGCCGCGTGGAGTTCGACCCGGCCGACCTCGCCGGCTCCCGCCGGCGGCTGCTCGACGCCGGCCTGCGCGACATCGTGCCGCGCGCCGCCGCGGACCTGACCGCGGCGCTCGCGCGCCAGCGGGCGCTCCTGCAGTGCGCGACGCCGGCGGCCGACGCCGCGTGCGACATGCCCGTGCGCTTCCACGTCGGCTCGGCCGTGCGGATCGCGGGTGCCGAGCGCATCGGCCACGGCGTCGACATCCGCGGCGAGCGCAACCCCGCCGGGCTGATGCGGATCATGGCCCGCCGCGGGATCGCGGTCGAGGTCCCGCTCACGTCGAACTGCCAGGTCCTCGAGGTCTGCGGCCGGGCGCACCCGATCCGGCTGTACGTGCGCTCCGGCGTCCCGGTGGTGCTGGCCACCGACGACGAGGGCGTGTCGCGCAGCGACCTCACCGCCCAGTACGAGCTGGCCGTGGTGGAGCAGGGCTTTGGCTACCGGACGCTCAAGCGATTCGCCCGCAACGCGCTGCGGTACTCGTTCCTCGCCCCGGCCGACAAGGCGGCCGCCCTCCGCGCGCAGCGGGCGGCGTTCCGGCGCTTCGAGGCGAGGTTCCCGGCGAAGACTGGCTGA
- a CDS encoding DUF3105 domain-containing protein — protein sequence MSSRQEEKERRRKEREEAERKASAQSARTKRLQIIGGAVIGIAVVVVAIVLITSGGGGSGDGGGNGSVSTTASTAVKLPTRRITNLEDAAKTAGCTLKSPPIEGRDHTTANVTYKTNPPTSGNHNPEPSQDGVYDPGNTPSPEHYVHSLEHGRIELQYKKGSPQRTIDTMTAIFNEPVNGSPGYHALVFENNTGMTAAVAATAWGQMITCPGLDDATIDALRDFRERYTDKGPEFIP from the coding sequence ATGTCGAGCCGTCAGGAAGAGAAGGAGCGCCGCCGCAAGGAGCGCGAGGAGGCCGAGCGCAAGGCATCGGCCCAGTCCGCACGCACCAAGCGGCTGCAGATCATCGGCGGAGCCGTCATCGGCATCGCGGTGGTCGTGGTCGCCATCGTGCTGATCACGTCCGGCGGCGGTGGCAGCGGCGACGGGGGCGGCAACGGCTCGGTGTCGACGACGGCATCCACGGCGGTCAAGCTGCCGACGCGCAGGATCACGAACCTCGAGGACGCGGCCAAGACGGCCGGCTGCACGCTGAAGAGCCCGCCTATCGAGGGCCGCGACCACACGACGGCCAACGTCACCTACAAGACGAACCCGCCGACGTCCGGCAACCACAACCCGGAGCCGTCCCAGGACGGCGTCTACGACCCGGGCAACACGCCGTCGCCCGAGCACTACGTCCACTCGCTCGAGCACGGCCGGATCGAGCTGCAGTACAAGAAGGGCTCGCCGCAGCGGACGATCGACACCATGACGGCGATCTTCAACGAGCCGGTCAACGGCTCGCCCGGCTACCACGCCCTGGTCTTCGAGAACAACACGGGCATGACCGCCGCGGTGGCGGCCACCGCGTGGGGCCAGATGATCACGTGCCCCGGGCTCGACGACGCGACGATCGACGCCCTGCGCGACTTCCGCGAGCGCTACACCGACAAGGGCCCCGAGTTCATCCCGTAG
- the crcB gene encoding fluoride efflux transporter CrcB: MTGVLVWVAVGGLGGLGAIARFGVDALVSARTGGRFPAGTFVVNVSGAVLLGLLAGLALRGDALLLAGTALLGSYTTFSTWMFETHRLAEDGQAGAAVLNVVASLVLGVAAAALGRWIGGGG, translated from the coding sequence ATGACCGGCGTGCTCGTGTGGGTCGCCGTCGGCGGGCTCGGCGGGCTCGGCGCGATCGCCCGCTTCGGCGTCGACGCGCTCGTCAGCGCGCGCACCGGCGGGCGGTTCCCGGCCGGCACGTTCGTCGTGAACGTGTCGGGCGCGGTGCTGCTCGGGCTGCTCGCCGGGCTCGCGCTGAGGGGCGACGCGCTGCTGCTCGCCGGGACGGCGCTGCTGGGCTCCTACACCACCTTCTCGACCTGGATGTTCGAGACGCACCGGCTCGCGGAGGACGGTCAGGCCGGCGCGGCGGTGCTCAACGTCGTCGCGAGCCTCGTGCTGGGCGTGGCGGCGGCCGCGCTCGGGCGCTGGATCGGCGGTGGCGGATGA